A single genomic interval of Asterias amurensis chromosome 1, ASM3211899v1 harbors:
- the LOC139947790 gene encoding uncharacterized protein, with the protein MNASDEWELSKENVQPLKHGRKVASLTAALQPHNVDQHQQLILQRQSMEAALRSYTGDDPLDPWDQYIKWTEQAYPSGGKESNLQVLLEKCVAAFKNEQRYKNDVRYVGCWIKLANSFLDNPLEVFQFMRDQAIGTVLSVFYEAWSWELEQHGNTKKADAVYREGLACNAVPRNALETAHRDFQSRVARAAMNEIQEGINAPPSKPEDQRDHLGDLRAKGRLQKVSSQRIGSAKQASRGGLGTVMPTPQVGQSFSVFCDDENSRGGASGGGHASLPPPTGEWEHIPVRQEAQKENLKGPVPWAGQKIRQSRSAGIAISDAATFARPSFTVHEDESAPDIVTPRKMPQIGSQVLSARKPEKPSNLLENIARQPVADDKTRAMYCKHLIYSGAQEMSLEELRAIRYNARKEAKRIEELRLGLQRQKDEYAALMRQKQEALERQMEQQRMQHEQQLVEQRKAQELLTLQLQQQQQQMQQQLQQMQQGLKLQPTKQPLQVCEEVVPLQHGSHGQSTVQDTKPDIGPRNPAVTSRQLTDKDPTVTRQLIYEDTGNQASWISANDSSSAACNPTPAATYNPTLSSRTALNSSVPITPGAPASNMSQNRTPGKPNNPTPGSSHSRNSSYLNLSRVTPSRTPGGLTRPSPTVNTKEAMGVVMAMLNNPLGEDDDFMLESRRFFPAQRDNDFEDIFANTASKKSDPQAAPTFERMSEPSAFTAVGKAASAVPSFTIFNESAAENNGRELIDGDELEHLDNQENMPPRDFTKPKPDGRQRAGILQPAHGIPFMSLEDQEREAREQDLKLLEETDAMEGVEPLKVLGEEEHPPDVTILNHQDAQSAFKAASRMASTPFTSSSVPSFPPLSSIKPSLGQDPSSLAHDSLVDGGCVDDGGRSVILASRVYAGSQENFEASECTVNTSNQIKLSPIMERSNEDRSSGSSHSSSTGLSSTHPTFSSSHEGLSSTNPGYSSTHHDGLSMTNPGHPGTHIGLSATHLGVSSAHQGHSVAQSNPHSTSATFSSSTSRKGLASNTNGDFYTASGPSASAQIKDEYNVSIQHQSQAAYGLSQSSLRHGTSAVDSNMSRITEDQNMDLKHARNGFEGNISLRDSKKAQPFQIFDDSTNLKLCDTSTSKSFQIFEDPSQKQDLGAGDIFNQSAQGISIRENIPSQMSQSHTALDNSVFREYKSFATRPRNGAFETSALETQYESSSSGKPTNPHQSFQVFNDTAAASLERSLQSSNLKPPLNRPEQQSLHESLTEVHPSEASIHLSTSLMAEMQLNGRQEPMMEMSQHMNTSLMDYSEVPDDSAAAPSNEDAFINPFSDEVIEHLLQILPVPLMDYDGYTESDCAMPEVVPDEAVGLNTELYNVEKCIGEGAFAKIYQASILSLYTDDHSNPKPDENEKVVLKVQKQPCPWEFYVSRALHQRLNAMRNPVDVRASLMYANGMHVFPNGSCLVTKMHKNLTLLDAINAYNRTKAVMPEQLLLLFTIEILHVVEQMHACNIIHGDIKPDNFLLIAHEDETESPSGNATMTNTKHIKLIDFGRSIDMQLFTHGTTFTATCNTDGFMCPEMQSGRPWTYQTDLFGVAATVHCLMFGSYMKLYGESGRMKHTSSIKRFYSPCWKNFYDTLLNIPSCDAIPSLAKLRRDLEDALQTKQTNLDLQKMKLFAMFR; encoded by the exons GTCGATGGAAGCAGCACTACGGAGTTACACTGGGGACGATCCACTTGACCCTTGGGATCAGTACATCAAGTGGACCGAGCAAGCCTACCCTAGTGGCGGCAAGGAGAGCAACTTGCAGGTGCTTCTAGAGAAATGTGTAGCTGCCTTCAAGAATGAGCAGCGCTACAAGAACGACGTTAGATATGTCGGCTGCTGGATTAAACTG GCAAACAGTTTTCTTGACAACCCTTTGGAGGTGTTCCAGTTTATGAGAGACCAGGCTATCGGCACGGTGCTGAGCGTGTTCTATGAGGCATGGTCATGGGAGCTGGAGCAGCATGGAAATACAAAGAAAGCTGATGCAGTGTACCGGGAAGGGTTAGCTTGTAACGCTGTGCCGAGGAATGCCCTAGAGACAGCTCACAG GGATTTTCAGTCTCGTGTTGCTAGGGCAGCCATGAATGAGATTCAAGAAGGTATAAATGCGCCGCCCTCAAAGCCAGAAGATCAACGGGATCACTTGGGTGACCTCAGGGCCAAAGGTCGGCTGCAAAAGGTCAGCAGTCAGAGAATTGGGTCAGCCAAACAAG CCAGCAGAGGAGGTCTCGGTACAGTAATGCCGACCCCACAAGTTGGACAATCCTTTTCGGTGTTCTGTGATGACGAGAACTCGAGGGGTGGGGCATCTGGTGGCGGCCACGCCTCCCTGCCACCACCTACAGGGGAGTGGGAACATATACCCGTACGACAGGAGGCTCAGAAGGAGAACCTCAAAGGACCTGTACCCTGGGCTGGTCAGAAA ATTCGTCAGTCACGTAGTGCTGGAATTGCCATCAGCGACGCTGCAACATTTGCTCGACCCTCCTTTACAGTCCATGAGGATGAGTCAGCCCCAGATATCGT GACCCCAAGGAAAATGCCACAGATAGGCAGTCAAGTGCTAAGTGCTCGCAAACCTGAGAAGCCCTCCAATCTGCTGGAAAACATTGCTCGG CAACCCGTTGCAGATGATAAGACAAGAGCCATGTATTGTAAGCATCTTATCTATAGCGGTGCTCAGGAGATGTCTCTGGAGGAGCTTAGAGCTATCAGGTACAACGCCAGAAAGGAAGCCAAGAGAATAGAAG agCTACGTCTTGGCTTGCAGAGGCAGAAAGATGAGTATGCAGCCCTCATGAGACAAAAGCAGGAGGCACTTGAAAGACAAATGGAACAACAACG AATGCAACATGAGCAGCAGCTGGTAGAGCAGAGGAAGGCACAGGAACTGCTGACGCTGCAgttacagcaacaacaacagcagatGCAGCAGCAGTTACAACAAATGCAGCAAGGGCTCAAACTGCAGCCTACCAAACAGCCCCTACAG GTCTGTGAGGAGGTTGTGCCACTTCAGCATGGCTCACATGGTCAGTCCACAGTGCAAGACACCAAACCTGACATTGGTCCAAG AAACCCTGCAGTGACATCAAGACAGCTGACTGATAAGGACCCTACAGTAACAAGACAGCTAATATATGAAGACACTGGAAATCAAG CGAGTTGGATTAGTGCAAACGACTCTTCATCAGCCGCCTGTAACCCTACCCCTGCTGCCACCTATAACCCTACTCTGTCATCCAGGACTGCCCTGAACAGCTCTGTGCCCATAACGCCTGGGGCACCTGCTTCCAACATGTCACAAAACCGAACCCCCGGTAAACCCAACAATCCAACCCCAGGCTCATCCCACTCGAGGAACTCCTCCTACTTGAATTTAAGCCGGGTGACCCCTAGCCGCACCCCTGGTGGGTTGACACGCCCCTCCCCGACCGTCAACACCAAGGAGGCGATGGGCGTGGTGATGGCAATGTTGAATAACCCTTTAGGTGAAGATGATGACTTCATGCTGGAGTCACGGCGTTTCTTCCCAGCTCAACGAGACAACGACTTTGAGGATATATTTGCAAATACCG CATCCAAGAAGTCTGATCCACAAGCTGCTCCCACTTTTGAGCGCATGTCGGAACCAAGTGCCTTCACTGCTGTTGGCAAAGCAGCCAGTGCCGTGCCAAGTTTTACAATTTTCAACGAGAGCGCTGCAGAAAACAATGGAAGAGAGTTGATCGATGGAGATGAACTTGAGCACCTGGACAACCAAGAGAACAT GCCTCCCCGGGACTTCACCAAACCAAAGCCAGATGGACGACAGCGGGCTGGTATCCTACAACCTGCCCATGGCATCCCCTTCATGTCATTAGAAGACCAAGAGAGAGAGGCCAGGGAGCAAGACTTAAAGTTGTTAGAAGAG ACAGATGCAATGGAAGGTGTGGAGCCCCTCAAGGTCCTGGGCGAGGAAGAACACCCCCCAGACGTGACCATCTTGAACCATCAAGATGCCCAATCGGCCTTCAAGGCAGCTTCCCGTATGGCTTCCACTCCCTTCACCTCATCCAGCGTCCCATCCTTCCCACCGCTGAGCTCCATCAAACCATCCCTGGGGCAAGACCCTTCATCCTTGGCACATGACTCTTTGGTGGATGGAGGGTGTGTTGATGACGGCGGGAGGTCGGTGATCTTAGCTAGCCGTGTCTACGCTGGCAGTCAGGAGAACTTTGAAGCCTCGGAGTGTACTGTAAACACTTCTAACCAGATCAAACTCAG TCCCATCATGGAACGCAGTAATGAAGACCGCTCCTCAGGATCATCGCATTCATCATCAACTGGGCTTTCTTCCACCCATCCAACCTTCTCCAGCTCTCATGAGGGTCTCTCTTCCACCAACCCTGGTTACTCAAGCACCCATCATGACGGGTTGTCTATGACTAACCCAGGCCATCCAGGCACCCACATTGGTCTCAGTGCCACCCATCTAGGCGTTTCAAGCGCCCATCAGGGTCATTCAGTCGCCCAATCGAATCCTCACAGCACCTCTGCCACCTTTTCATCAAGTACCTCCCGTAAAGGTCTAGCATCAAACACAAATGGAGATTTCTACACAGCTTCCGGACCCTCAGCTAGTGCACAGATCAAAGATGAATACAATGTGAGCATTCAACATCAGAGTCAGGCGGCATACGGTCTCTCTCAAAGTTCTTTACGGCATGGGACCTCTGCTGTTGACTCCAACATGAGTAGAATAACTGAAGACCAAAACATGGATTTGAAACATGCGAGGAATGGTTTCGAAGGGAATATATCTCTAAGGGATAGCAAGAAAGCTCAGCCATTCCAAATCTTTGATGATTCTACAAATCTCAAACTGTGTGATACGTCTACTTCCAAATCATTCCAAATATTTGAAGATCCATCTCAGAAGCAGGATCTTGGAGCGGGCGACATATTCAATCAGTCTGCTCAGGGCATCTCGATCAGGGAGAATATTCCCTCTCAGATGTCCCAGTCACACACAGCTCTTGACAACAGCGTCTTCAGGGAATACAAGTCCTTTGCAACCCGACCAAGGAATGGCGCGTTTGAAACCAGTGCTCTAGAAACGCAATATGAATCCTCCTCCAGTGGAAAACCAACAAACCCCCATCAGTCATTTCAAGTTTTTAATGACACCGCAGCGGCCTCTTTAGAACGATCCTTACAATCATCAAATCTCAAGCCACCTTTGAATCGCCCTGAGCAGCAGAGCTTACACGAATCTTTAACGGAGGTACACCCCTCTGAAGCCTCCATTCATCTCAGCACATCGTTGATGGCCGAGATGCAGCTCAACGGGAGACAAGAACCCATGATGGAGATGAGTCAACACATGAATACATCGCTCATGGATTATTCTGAAGTACCGGATGACAGCGCAGCAGCTCCGAGTAACGAAGACGCATTCATCAACCCATTCTCTGACGAGGTCATTGAACATCTACTGCAGATTCTTCCTGTGCCTCTGATGGACTACGATGGATACACTGAGAGTGACTGTGCTATGCCTGAGGTGGTGCCCGATGAAGCAGTTGGTCTTA ATACAGAGCTTTACAATGTGGAGAAGTGTATCGGTGAGGGTGCCTTTGCAAAGATCTACCAGGCTTCCATCTTGTCTCTGTACACTGACGACCACAGCAACCCCAAACCAGATGAGAACGAGAAAGTGGTCCTGAAGGTGCAGAAGCAACCCTGTCCTTGGGAATTCTACGTCAGTCGAGCGTTGCATCAAAGACTTAATGCAATGAGAAATCCAGTAGATGTG AGAGCATCCCTCATGTACGCTAACGGTATGCATGTGTTCCCCAACGGTAGCTGCCTCGTCACCAAGATGCACAAGAACCTGACGTTGCTGGATGCCATCAACGCATACAACCGGACCAAGGCTGTCATGCCTGAGCAGCTTCTACTCCTCTTCACTATTGAGATTCTCCATGTAGTGGAACAGATGCACGCCTGCAACATCATCCACGGTGACATCAAACCCGATAACTTCCTCCTCATAGC GCATGAAGATGAAACAGAGAGTCCCTCAGGAAATGCTACAATGACCAACACTAAACACATCAAGCTTATCGATTTCGGCCGCAGCATCGATATGCAATTGTTCACACACGGCACTACCTTCACGGCAACTTGCAATACTGATGGTTTCATGTGCCCAGAGATGCAGTCTGGCCGTCCATGGACCTATCAG ACTGATTTATTTGGGGTTGCTGCCACTGTGCACTGTTTGATGTTTGGATCCTACATGAAGTTATACGGTGAATCTGGACGTATGAAACACACCTCCAGTATCAAAAG GTTCTATAGCCCTTGTTGGAAGAATTTCTACGACACGCTGCTGAACATCCCAAGCTGTGATGCGATACCATCGCTTGCAAAGCTGAGAAGAGATCTGGAGGATGCCCTGCAGACAAAACAGACCAACTTGGACCTCCAAAAGATGAAGTTGTTTGCCATGTTTAGATAA